The following proteins come from a genomic window of Phacochoerus africanus isolate WHEZ1 chromosome 9, ROS_Pafr_v1, whole genome shotgun sequence:
- the PRICKLE4 gene encoding prickle-like protein 4 isoform X4 has translation MSLLNSGWPHPGERLTPLEPNPPVNPDSNPGQRPEEDPEEASAQDPEILHLGHPDLDTSQTPSWPGLRTLLQQLPPQDSDERYCLTLEEEELAELRLFCAWRRREALGQGVARLVPPKLEECTCEKCREPLRPGEYGVFAARAGEQCCWHPACFACQACGQALINLIYFYHDGHLYCGRHHAELLRPRCPACDQLIFSRRCTEAEGRRWHENHFCCQDCAGPLGGGLYALPGGDPCCPSCFESRYSDAGSRPAGTQEGRASLGEAGLGRSEDTDSYLRKSASISRAALLATGDNSSVETQTEMLGSSPEQECQAGNQAEAPKGQEQSLLETPLDPKEDPPCPTCSSSSESEPEGFFLGQRLPRPWETPRSLQAGDSDTSRKHCTIC, from the exons ATGTCGCTGCTGAACTCTGGCTGGCCGCACCCAGGAGAGAGGCTTACCCCTCTGGAGCCAAATCCACCAGTCAACCCAGACAGCAACCcaggccagaggccagaggaggaCCCTGAGGAGGCCTCTGCTCAG GatcctgaaattctgcatttggGGCACCCTGACCTGGACACCAGCCAAACCCCCAGCTGGCCTGGGCTCCGGACCCTCCTGCAGCAGCTCCCTCCACAGGACAGCGAT GAGCGATATTGCCTGACCcttgaggaggaggagctggccgAACTGAGGCTCTTCTGTGCCTGGCGGAGGAGGGAGGCCCTGGGACAGGGGGTGGCCCGCCTGGTACCTCCCAAGCTTGAAGAATGCACCTGTGAAAAG TGCAGGGAGCCGCTGAGGCCAGGGGAGTATGGAGTGTTCGCAGCCCGGGCAGGAGAGCAGTGCTGCTGGCACCCGGCTTGCTTCGCCTGCCAGGCCTGTGGCCAGGCCCTGATAAACCTCATCTACTTCTACCACGATGGGCATCTCTACTGCGGCCGTCATCACGCGGAGCTGCTGCGGCCTCGGTGCCCGGCTTGTGACCAG ctgATCTTCTCCCGGCGTTGCACCGAGGCCGAAGGACGGCGCTGGCACGAGAACCACTTCTGCTGCCAGGACTGCGCCGGGCCCTTGGGCGGGGGACTTTATGCCCTGCCGGGGGGCGACCCCTGCTGCCCCAGCTGCTTTGAGAGTCGCTATTCAGATGCCGGCTCGAGGCCGGCTGGAACCCAGGAAGGCAGGGCGTCCCTGG GAGAGGCGGGGCTCGGCAGAAGTGAAGACACCGACAGCTACCTGCGGAAGTCTGCGTCCATCTCCCGGGCAGCCCTTCTCGCCACTGGCGACAACTCTAGTGTGGAAACCCAGACGGAGATGCTTGGATCCAGTCCGGAGCAGGAGTGTCAAGCTGGGAACCAAGCGGAGGCACCCAAAGGGCAAGAGCAGAGCCTCCTGGAGACGCCTCTTGATCCCAAGGAggaccctccctgccccacctgctcctcttcctctgaaTCGGAACCCGAAGGATTTTTCTTAGGCCAGCGCCTTCCCCGGCCCTGGGAGACCCCCAGAAGTCTCCAAGCTGGGGACAGCGACACCTCCAGGAAGCATTGCACCATTTGCTAG
- the PRICKLE4 gene encoding prickle-like protein 4 isoform X3: MSLLNSGWPHPGERLTPLEPNPPVNPDSNPGQRPEEDPEEASAQVDPEILHLGHPDLDTSQTPSWPGLRTLLQQLPPQDSDERYCLTLEEEELAELRLFCAWRRREALGQGVARLVPPKLEECTCEKCREPLRPGEYGVFAARAGEQCCWHPACFACQACGQALINLIYFYHDGHLYCGRHHAELLRPRCPACDQLIFSRRCTEAEGRRWHENHFCCQDCAGPLGGGLYALPGGDPCCPSCFESRYSDAGSRPAGTQEGRASLGEAGLGRSEDTDSYLRKSASISRAALLATGDNSSVETQTEMLGSSPEQECQAGNQAEAPKGQEQSLLETPLDPKEDPPCPTCSSSSESEPEGFFLGQRLPRPWETPRSLQAGDSDTSRKHCTIC; this comes from the exons ATGTCGCTGCTGAACTCTGGCTGGCCGCACCCAGGAGAGAGGCTTACCCCTCTGGAGCCAAATCCACCAGTCAACCCAGACAGCAACCcaggccagaggccagaggaggaCCCTGAGGAGGCCTCTGCTCAGGTG GatcctgaaattctgcatttggGGCACCCTGACCTGGACACCAGCCAAACCCCCAGCTGGCCTGGGCTCCGGACCCTCCTGCAGCAGCTCCCTCCACAGGACAGCGAT GAGCGATATTGCCTGACCcttgaggaggaggagctggccgAACTGAGGCTCTTCTGTGCCTGGCGGAGGAGGGAGGCCCTGGGACAGGGGGTGGCCCGCCTGGTACCTCCCAAGCTTGAAGAATGCACCTGTGAAAAG TGCAGGGAGCCGCTGAGGCCAGGGGAGTATGGAGTGTTCGCAGCCCGGGCAGGAGAGCAGTGCTGCTGGCACCCGGCTTGCTTCGCCTGCCAGGCCTGTGGCCAGGCCCTGATAAACCTCATCTACTTCTACCACGATGGGCATCTCTACTGCGGCCGTCATCACGCGGAGCTGCTGCGGCCTCGGTGCCCGGCTTGTGACCAG ctgATCTTCTCCCGGCGTTGCACCGAGGCCGAAGGACGGCGCTGGCACGAGAACCACTTCTGCTGCCAGGACTGCGCCGGGCCCTTGGGCGGGGGACTTTATGCCCTGCCGGGGGGCGACCCCTGCTGCCCCAGCTGCTTTGAGAGTCGCTATTCAGATGCCGGCTCGAGGCCGGCTGGAACCCAGGAAGGCAGGGCGTCCCTGG GAGAGGCGGGGCTCGGCAGAAGTGAAGACACCGACAGCTACCTGCGGAAGTCTGCGTCCATCTCCCGGGCAGCCCTTCTCGCCACTGGCGACAACTCTAGTGTGGAAACCCAGACGGAGATGCTTGGATCCAGTCCGGAGCAGGAGTGTCAAGCTGGGAACCAAGCGGAGGCACCCAAAGGGCAAGAGCAGAGCCTCCTGGAGACGCCTCTTGATCCCAAGGAggaccctccctgccccacctgctcctcttcctctgaaTCGGAACCCGAAGGATTTTTCTTAGGCCAGCGCCTTCCCCGGCCCTGGGAGACCCCCAGAAGTCTCCAAGCTGGGGACAGCGACACCTCCAGGAAGCATTGCACCATTTGCTAG
- the PRICKLE4 gene encoding prickle-like protein 4 isoform X1 encodes MSLLNSGWPHPGERLTPLEPNPPVNPDSNPGQRPEEDPEEASAQVDPEILHLGHPDLDTSQTPSWPGLRTLLQQLPPQDSDERYCLTLEEEELAELRLFCAWRRREALGQGVARLVPPKLEECTCEKCREPLRPGEYGVFAARAGEQCCWHPACFACQACGQALINLIYFYHDGHLYCGRHHAELLRPRCPACDQLIFSRRCTEAEGRRWHENHFCCQDCAGPLGGGLYALPGGDPCCPSCFESRYSDAGSRPAGTQEGRASLGKGGEGADTSKGKGAAAWAGLRGGVLPGRDPHPGPTPSRPSSSAPVVPTAPPDPSLGARSSHRASLAGALQGPPEPTPRRGWGCGAGLAPELGPRLPSGGRRRGGAGAGRGLAAAARTAQGRGGRLGPDGNWLLAAAPPGSCRED; translated from the exons ATGTCGCTGCTGAACTCTGGCTGGCCGCACCCAGGAGAGAGGCTTACCCCTCTGGAGCCAAATCCACCAGTCAACCCAGACAGCAACCcaggccagaggccagaggaggaCCCTGAGGAGGCCTCTGCTCAGGTG GatcctgaaattctgcatttggGGCACCCTGACCTGGACACCAGCCAAACCCCCAGCTGGCCTGGGCTCCGGACCCTCCTGCAGCAGCTCCCTCCACAGGACAGCGAT GAGCGATATTGCCTGACCcttgaggaggaggagctggccgAACTGAGGCTCTTCTGTGCCTGGCGGAGGAGGGAGGCCCTGGGACAGGGGGTGGCCCGCCTGGTACCTCCCAAGCTTGAAGAATGCACCTGTGAAAAG TGCAGGGAGCCGCTGAGGCCAGGGGAGTATGGAGTGTTCGCAGCCCGGGCAGGAGAGCAGTGCTGCTGGCACCCGGCTTGCTTCGCCTGCCAGGCCTGTGGCCAGGCCCTGATAAACCTCATCTACTTCTACCACGATGGGCATCTCTACTGCGGCCGTCATCACGCGGAGCTGCTGCGGCCTCGGTGCCCGGCTTGTGACCAG ctgATCTTCTCCCGGCGTTGCACCGAGGCCGAAGGACGGCGCTGGCACGAGAACCACTTCTGCTGCCAGGACTGCGCCGGGCCCTTGGGCGGGGGACTTTATGCCCTGCCGGGGGGCGACCCCTGCTGCCCCAGCTGCTTTGAGAGTCGCTATTCAGATGCCGGCTCGAGGCCGGCTGGAACCCAGGAAGGCAGGGCGTCCCTGGGTaagggaggagaaggagcagatacatcaaaggggaagggggcagcGGCTTGGGCTGGGCTGAGGGGGGGCGTTCTCCCGGGCCGGGACCCTCACCCCGGTCCCACGCCGTCCCGTCCCTCCAGCAGCGCCCCCGTCGTCCCCACCGCACCCCCAGACCCGAGCCTCGGGGCCCGCAGCTCTCACCGCGCCTCCCTGGCCGGAGCGCTCCAAGGGCCTCCCGAACCCACCCCGCGCCGCGGTTGGGGCTGCGGCGCGGGACTCGCTCCGGAGCTGGGGCCGCGGCTGCCCTCTGGTGGGCggaggcggggtggggcgggagcCGGGAGAGGACTTGCGGCGGCGGCGCGCACGGcccaggggcggggcgggaggctGGGCCCCGACGGGAACTGGCTTCTGGCGGCCGCCCCGCCCGGATCCTGCAGAGAAGACTAG
- the PRICKLE4 gene encoding prickle-like protein 4 isoform X2, with amino-acid sequence MSLLNSGWPHPGERLTPLEPNPPVNPDSNPGQRPEEDPEEASAQDPEILHLGHPDLDTSQTPSWPGLRTLLQQLPPQDSDERYCLTLEEEELAELRLFCAWRRREALGQGVARLVPPKLEECTCEKCREPLRPGEYGVFAARAGEQCCWHPACFACQACGQALINLIYFYHDGHLYCGRHHAELLRPRCPACDQLIFSRRCTEAEGRRWHENHFCCQDCAGPLGGGLYALPGGDPCCPSCFESRYSDAGSRPAGTQEGRASLGKGGEGADTSKGKGAAAWAGLRGGVLPGRDPHPGPTPSRPSSSAPVVPTAPPDPSLGARSSHRASLAGALQGPPEPTPRRGWGCGAGLAPELGPRLPSGGRRRGGAGAGRGLAAAARTAQGRGGRLGPDGNWLLAAAPPGSCRED; translated from the exons ATGTCGCTGCTGAACTCTGGCTGGCCGCACCCAGGAGAGAGGCTTACCCCTCTGGAGCCAAATCCACCAGTCAACCCAGACAGCAACCcaggccagaggccagaggaggaCCCTGAGGAGGCCTCTGCTCAG GatcctgaaattctgcatttggGGCACCCTGACCTGGACACCAGCCAAACCCCCAGCTGGCCTGGGCTCCGGACCCTCCTGCAGCAGCTCCCTCCACAGGACAGCGAT GAGCGATATTGCCTGACCcttgaggaggaggagctggccgAACTGAGGCTCTTCTGTGCCTGGCGGAGGAGGGAGGCCCTGGGACAGGGGGTGGCCCGCCTGGTACCTCCCAAGCTTGAAGAATGCACCTGTGAAAAG TGCAGGGAGCCGCTGAGGCCAGGGGAGTATGGAGTGTTCGCAGCCCGGGCAGGAGAGCAGTGCTGCTGGCACCCGGCTTGCTTCGCCTGCCAGGCCTGTGGCCAGGCCCTGATAAACCTCATCTACTTCTACCACGATGGGCATCTCTACTGCGGCCGTCATCACGCGGAGCTGCTGCGGCCTCGGTGCCCGGCTTGTGACCAG ctgATCTTCTCCCGGCGTTGCACCGAGGCCGAAGGACGGCGCTGGCACGAGAACCACTTCTGCTGCCAGGACTGCGCCGGGCCCTTGGGCGGGGGACTTTATGCCCTGCCGGGGGGCGACCCCTGCTGCCCCAGCTGCTTTGAGAGTCGCTATTCAGATGCCGGCTCGAGGCCGGCTGGAACCCAGGAAGGCAGGGCGTCCCTGGGTaagggaggagaaggagcagatacatcaaaggggaagggggcagcGGCTTGGGCTGGGCTGAGGGGGGGCGTTCTCCCGGGCCGGGACCCTCACCCCGGTCCCACGCCGTCCCGTCCCTCCAGCAGCGCCCCCGTCGTCCCCACCGCACCCCCAGACCCGAGCCTCGGGGCCCGCAGCTCTCACCGCGCCTCCCTGGCCGGAGCGCTCCAAGGGCCTCCCGAACCCACCCCGCGCCGCGGTTGGGGCTGCGGCGCGGGACTCGCTCCGGAGCTGGGGCCGCGGCTGCCCTCTGGTGGGCggaggcggggtggggcgggagcCGGGAGAGGACTTGCGGCGGCGGCGCGCACGGcccaggggcggggcgggaggctGGGCCCCGACGGGAACTGGCTTCTGGCGGCCGCCCCGCCCGGATCCTGCAGAGAAGACTAG
- the TOMM6 gene encoding mitochondrial import receptor subunit TOM6 homolog: MTSTGVGVNPAGSSNEAPEIPDNVGDWLRGVYRFATDRNDFRRNLILNLGLFAAGVWLARNLSDIDLMAPQPGV, from the exons ATGACTTCCACTGGGGTTGGCGTGAACCCTGCGGGCTCGTCAAATGAAGCTCCCGAAATTCCAGACAACGTGGGAGATTGGCTTCGGGGCGTCTACCGCTTTGCTACCGATAGGAATGACTTCCGGAG GAACTTGATCCTCAATTTGGGGCTCTTTGCTGCAGGCGTTTGGCTGGCCAGGAATTTGAGTGACATTGACCTGATGGCACCTCAGCCAGGGGTTTAG